The Acropora palmata chromosome 3, jaAcrPala1.3, whole genome shotgun sequence nucleotide sequence TAAGGCTGCGTTTTGCACAGGGAACTTTAGAATTGTATTAAGAATTGTGAAATTTGATTATCTTAGTCTTGCATTGTGATTGATTGTCACTCAAATTCTGACAGTATTCACTCGTCAATTCTTCCGCTCCTAAGGGTATTCTAAACAATTCGCTtgtcaattaaaaaaattgtggaaGAAACTCTTGGCACCATTCTTGTccttcaaaaaataaataaatataatactAGTagtaaaaacaataacaacctGATATTaacaattcttggttttcactcacgtggtGAGACGGCCaagttggtgtacaaaacaatagaccactttcataaatggcggcgcattttgttattcctttgtatttatgttaattagacctactggcctcactttggtttaaatattctttagaattttgcccatggcagtgaggctaataaggcttattagcattaaaacaaaagaatattaaatttgatcgccattattaAAGAGGTCTATGGCAAAATGTAGCTCAAGCTTtccataataatagaatcaaattcccgaAAGtctcgctattgttctgtaaagcaacatggccgccgtgacgtcacgtgaacaCCGAGAccattcataaatggcggtgtatttgttattccttattgcccccgcagggttttggcccagcggccaaaacccgaggaggcaccctagcattccccgcgtgtatacatacaAGGATAGAGAacatttgttgaaaaagtaagaaatgtgTCTGTAATGGGCGAAGCATTCTCGATTTGACAAAACTAGCCACGCACGGcggtctcgggtaatattttagcaagcgcgcaCGGTGGTGTCAGGTACTTACAATCACGAAGTCGCGTTccgtcatcttctagaagcattttaAAGTCAGAATTTTACACTGTAGTGGTTTCTTTGAAACATTACTGAATAAATTTCGTTCGTCAGGCTCAAATCAgcaacggggtcgacagactcGAGCCagcagatcacaaatatctcagaACACATTGATGAATCTCAACTCAAACGTTAGAAACACTGACAACTCAGAGTTGCATCGATATTGTCAGAAAGAGATGTAAAGTTTGTTACATCAATTTCCTTTTGAATGTGTCACActcaaacataaacaagtTGGTGATTACAATTCGAAGAGGGCACTTTATGAATTCTGTCTTTGTTAACCCTGGTATTTATTCATGTGCTGCTGATGCTTTTCTGGAAATTTCTACGCATTTGTTTCTTCCATATTTATCAATTCTACGTATTaggaatgattttacagccctTCTTTTCAATGTTTGTTCACATTATATGTCTTCGAGAGAAGACAGTTCATTATTGAGGGAAATCCGCGAGCCTGTTTGGTCATACATCATAAGCCGCGTGCAAATGCGTTGGATTTGTCAACTGTACAATCTCTCCACATATTGAGTGTTTGTTGAGGTGTTGTCGAGCGGGGTGTTCAAATGACCTCAAAAATGACTCGACATGTTGAGCATTCCGAAGATTTCACAAAGGCTCATGTTGAGTCATGGCTGAGAATCTGAGGTATATTCATCGGCTCAGAACACGAAAATGGCTGGCTGCACTTCTAGTAAGCGAACTCATTGCTGAggacaaaaaggcaaaaaaaaacgacGTGGTAAAACAAGAGCGTGGATTCGGCGTAGAAGCAGTAAGGGATGCAACAACAACATAGTGAAATGATTGAGGACACTGCAGGCTACAAGGAAATGATGCGAATAAACCATGGCAATTTTTGGATATGCTGGGCACTACGCGTGCGTGGGCTCAGCAAGTTGAGCGTTGCTGTGCAAATGCACTCGACTTTGTTAAGCCACACATGGATAACCGCGAAACAAAGTAAATGTTGAGCCGTGTTGAGCGAAaagtttgaccagtttcaaaTTTGACTCAACACCGCTCAACACCTCTCAACATGGTGTTCAAATGCGCTCAACTTCTTGGGCTCAACATGTTGAGAGCTTGTACAGTGGATAAATCCAGTGCATTTGCACACGGCTATAGACGTTTTTAGTTCATTTTCGGCTAGGGATTGTAATACCTGTTTTAGTCAGATATTTGAGAAAAGAACATTCGGTTGTCTTAATGAAGAGGAAGAGAGCATTTTCATGACACTAAGaccatttgattttttttgtagctcATGCTcgaattttttactttttgacaGTAGCATATAGATTAAACCAGTTGGGTTTAGAAAACAATGTGTGGTCTCTTTTTGTTACTGAAATGCATACAAATCCAGGAAGGTTAAATTGTGCCAATTGTGATACTCAAACTACTGTGCCTGTTTTAAGGAACCATGCTAttagaaaaatattattgcatGGTTGTGATAAATTTATATTGCTTGTTTCATGGATAAATAGACTGTAGGTTATTGTATTTTCCACCAATACTTTGTTGCAAgtttggttgttgttgttttaataattagttttttttttcgcgtaAATTACACAAATGTACTAGACGTTCCTGTTACACAGAATATTAACTGCATAGTTGTAATAGATTCATATGGTTTGTGGATAAATAGATTACAGATCATTATATTTTTTACAAGTATATTGTTAcaagtttggttattgttgtaatcgtttctgaaaatttttcttttttttattactcaAGTATAATAAGATACAATATGCTGCTGTTACACAGAATATTAATACAATACTGTATGATTGTACATtatcaaatttacagataaatattgctAACTAGCTacttacatgaatgtgaacttcaataagatgcttgaaacgttaatttttgaacggtcttatgcagagtatttatatcaaatacacctcccataaacaggttatcaaaagcggggacagctctagtgaacactatttctagtgtTAATTAGACCCACTGACCTCATTTTGatttgaatattattttgtattttgccaTGGCGGCGAGGGTAGAAAGCCTTTTTAACATTGAAACAAGAATATTAAACTCGATCGCCACAATGAAAACGTTCTAAGTGAGGAGCAGGCTCCTGTTTTCGTGAAAGGATTACAACTAAAAGCAATGACAACATCACCGAAAAACGTTTATTTTCGCTCGCTGCAGTAGGCAGCACATTTGGTGCAGTATACCCAGGAGGCTCTAGcggtttgttttcaaggatCTTTGGCTTTAGCTGAGTAGATGAATCAGGGCTGAAGAAAGTCGGATGAACTGATAGGAATGCATTACCTGAAGGTCCTACTGATTAATCCATCCTATCCGTTTTTATAGTCATGCTAACACGTTCAGCAATGAACTTCGTCCTATCTTCATAATAATgtcactaataataataataataatgataaaagaTTCGAGAGGTAAAACACTGTTTATCACCAATTTAAGACGCCTTTAATGcaagaaatatatttcttgttttcgctACTTTTGACTTCATACCGTTCTTGAAAAAGATTGGAAAATATTCTTACCCAGTCTCCTTAGCGCTTTTCGGAATGCTGGAATCTTGAGGGAGTATATGATAGGATTTACCACAGAGTTACAATATTGCAACAACTTTGACAAGTATATAACATTCAGAGGTACTTTATAAACTGCATCACTTTCAAAACCTATGACAACATTGAGCAAGTAAATTGGCATCCACATTATTAAGAACATGATGGTTACGAATAACATCGCTTGAACTATCGATTTTTCAGCGACAATCACATTGCAGTTCTCTTTACGGGTCACTGAATAGGCCCTTTTCCAAATGCATATATAGGAGACTATAATGGTTGCTATTGAGAGAGAAACAAGTGTGAAGATTAACACGTTGTGATATGGAATAGGGATGAGTTTCCTTGATGAAAGAAGCTTAAGTGAGGCCAAGCATATGGCCAAGACCCAAACAAGCATAACTCCGTACCAATAGTACTTTCGGGGTGTAGTTCTATGCTTGAAAGGACAGAAGACAGAGAACACTCTCTCCAAGGCAATTACTGCTAAAAGAAACATGGACGACACTCCGGCAAAAATATCCACGCAGATGTAAATTTCGTTAACGAGTCTACTTCGCCACGGATAACCTCTGGCAGACTTGTAGAAGACATAAATGTACAAAGGCAATGCAATGCCGCCAATTAACAGATCAGCGAAGGCTAGATTCAACAttaatatttgatttttttttcgcaatgaTTTCGTAACCTCAAACACGGCAATAGCTATTGCGTTAGCGCATAGTATCGCAATAGATATCATAGAGAATACTGTGCACCACAGGGCGATCCCGTAACTTGAGATATTTGGTTTCCATCCCTGCTGTTCCTTCCCAAAGCTTGATATATTCAtgctgcaaaaacaaagatttcACCAAAAGAACAAGACCGAGATTTCGACAGCAGTATGTCGACTGGCTGTATTCTATACGTCTTATATCCCTCTTATCAATTACTCCTGTTTCCACTCTAAGACGTTTTCCTTGTATATTTGCTAGATTACATATACATTGATGTTAACCTCGAACGTAAACTCAGGAGAGCTGTTTAAGAatctcaaatgtttttttgtgggATAAAAACCGTTTGTGCTAGGATAGATGGCTAGATTCGAATATTTAAGAAGATTATTATGCCTCCGCTAGCTTTCTCATAGCTCATGGCAATGACTGACTTGACACATCATAAACGTCAGCACGATGACGATGTTCAGCGAACCTTACGAACGTAGATGTCTTAATACCGCTGTTCTAGTTATCCATCAACGCAAttaaacttgatttatgatttatACCTGATTTAGTTGAGTTTATGCGAAGTTCTTGTTCTCAGAATTCGAGATGTATGGCGCAGTTGATCAGACATTGAGCTAGACAGACATCTCTTATCTCAATCACCACTTTCAAGTTACTGCGTTATTCTTGTTGGCTGATTGCCAAATTCAGTTTGTTTGCGCAGATGATTATGGAATGCCAAATTTAATGAATAATACCCTCTCCCACCGTGAAGGTATGTGTACTTCTTCAGGTGAATGAATCCTTACCTGCACCCgaataaaaagaataaagtAATACTATTCAGAATGTATTTCCCAccttattgtttcatttccttttgcatataaataataaatcagAGCAGAATAAAATGGAGTCGTTATTAGCAGACAGCTGATCAGTGAGATAAGATAGGAGTGATTGTAATAACCAGTTAAAtttgtaattgttttattCTCCAAAATCATACAGCCACccttttgctttcttttgtttttcttttatttttacttatacATATCGTCACGAAACAGGTGGCACTTCCTTGTAAGTTTGAATTAAAGCACGTGTTTGGTCCCAAAAAGGCAACTCTGCAGGAGTTCCTTCTTTAACGATACCAAGGTAACAAGCTGAGTCGATGTactgaaaaaactgcaaagctGGTAGGAAGGTCTTCGTTTAAAGAAGCTCGGGAAATGTCTTTTAAAGCATGATATGAAAGTTATAAATGAcagagttgtttttgttgctgggTAACAACACCTCGAGGATTAAAAGCTTTCGACACAGGACCAAATAATGATATTGTGTCTATTCCATTTGGGAATCTCTGTCAATAAAGAGATAGTTGGTCCTATTaaatttttctgttgttatGTTATGAAAAGTGACCGTACAACACACAAGAATTGCAATGTGCGCAACCTGACACAGTTTGTTCAATACTCGGTTACTTTGTAACAGCgctttaaggacgttcgcgctaattgtttgtgcgcaacaTTGCTGCGCAGGTAATATATAATGCGActgtaatatgtcacgcatcactacgattgactggtcccgaagataaacatggcgttgaaaacgccggggaaaaaaatttcaggccgattttactcctttggatcatcggtaacccctatttttttaatcatgaatcacttactctacttactatctacaaaatatgataaaatgataaaaatctcaccgtaagaagttatctttttttaaaattttctttcctcgtgccatcgatttccggtagtggttgtaattgatagagcttacgaaaacgctcgtcgaggatgaactctactgtttacgacatccttagcggcatgaaattatcttaaaatcccacccctaaaaacTTATGCACGGAAACCTTCACTCTTacggtttatttttaggattttcgatggtttagcagaggaggctacatctcgttattatgaccgatttatcgaaattaaggcatttttccactgccattttctccaaaacaaagacggtgacccccattttttttccatttttggagtaagtaccttatgaactaactctaggggagaaatgaagaaaatctcaccgtaggaagattttggcgcgaacgtccttaaaaaaaaaaagttatatttctaAACTCACCTTCATACAAAGTAACCATAATTTCAAGTTCACAATATTCAGCGTAAGTTTAATATTTTAGCCGAGTTTAAgcgacaaaacaaaacaaacaaaacaaacaaacaaaaaagcatgCATTCTCGCACAGAGAAGTAGGAAATTGATATGAGTTTTACAATAAGACAAATTTCGTCTTACTTAGGAAGACGTTTCTTTGTCTTGATCGCTACAAGAAGCCACGCTTCCATTGCACAAATGTTCTGAAATTCGGGGGGTCGTGGTGAATCTGCACGGGCGGGAAAATGATCTTGGAGCCGTCCGTGACAAAACATGAAGGCCGTGTAACATGCGTAGTGCGAAACACTTATGTAATCTCAATAGGCGAATGTCTCTGCCACCTCTGCATAAAATATTAGTTAGCAATTAGGGCAATATCGTCTTGGAACCAAATGTTTACGTTCTTGGTAATGTCTGGCCATTAATTTCAAAGGCAGAAAAATTTTGACCATATTTCGTTCATTTGACGGCCTTTGTTAAAGATGTTCTTTCAGGACTTTATGTAACATTCATGGAATAACCTttcaaaaccgaaaaactaTTTACAGCGACTTGTATATATCCAACTTTTGCATCAAATCTACGAGTGTATCATAGATACTAGGCACGAGGGACGAGGCTAAATAATGCAAACTCACCTTTTTATATCGTCCAGATTTTGTTCCTCTATCTCCAGAATTATTGTCCATGAGGCACTCGATTGCGGTATCAGTCATAAACTTAAAGAATTATGAAGGGATGAATAACAGAGTCAATTTAAGTTCTGTTGTCTCGATATCACATATGACATACCTCCTTGCCCAACCTTATCGGTCAATCTAGTATGTTTTACACAGATACTTGTTTTCACAATCTATTGtgcaatt carries:
- the LOC141877708 gene encoding adenosine receptor A3-like, translated to MNISSFGKEQQGWKPNISSYGIALWCTVFSMISIAILCANAIAIAVFEVTKSLRKKNQILMLNLAFADLLIGGIALPLYIYVFYKSARGYPWRSRLVNEIYICVDIFAGVSSMFLLAVIALERVFSVFCPFKHRTTPRKYYWYGVMLVWVLAICLASLKLLSSRKLIPIPYHNVLIFTLVSLSIATIIVSYICIWKRAYSVTRKENCNVIVAEKSIVQAMLFVTIMFLIMWMPIYLLNVVIGFESDAVYKVPLNVIYLSKLLQYCNSVVNPIIYSLKIPAFRKALRRLGKNIFQSFSRTV